The region CTGGTCGCGTCGCAGAACCGTTCAGCGTCGCAGTGTCGAACACAGTTCAGTGGCGTGATTGAACATTACCCGTCCAGACGACCGAGCGGGCGAGGAGTCCGAGGGTCTGAACTGTCGGTGCGAATATCATCCTGAATCCCACGACGACAGTCGTGCGTAGCTCCAACTGCTGGGATCGGCGAAAACGGATAGGGTGGAGCGTGTGACTGCAGTCGAAGCGAACAGGCGAGAGTACTTAAACCCAGCCGAAGCGGAGTGAAAGTGTAATCACGGGACGAGGAGACCGTGCAGACAGCCATCACTGCGGTGTCAGGACCGGGGAACGCGATAAATAACTGACGGCCGACTCGCTTGGCAGAACTGTTTTAGGCGGCCTCGGCAAGATATGGAGTAGATGGATACGTGGCAGCGGCGGACGCTGATATACATCGTCGGGCTGGCCGGCGTCATTCTGGGTTTTGCAGCCGTCTACGACTACGGGATGTCGGCCTTCGAGAACGACCCTCGCAGCTTCCTCCGGTCGCTCCAGTTCGTCGTCGAGACGTTCACGACCACCGGCTACGGCTCCGACTCACCGTGGCAGAGCGCGGAGATGCTCGTCCTCGTGATGGTGATAGACATCACCGGCGTCATCCTCATCTTCCTCGCGCTGCCGGTCCTCCTCTTCCCACTGTTCGAGGAGGCAATAGAGACGAACGCCCCGACCACCGTCGAGCGCGACCTGGAAGACCACGTCGTTATCTGCCAGTTCACCCCCCGTGGCGAGACGCTCGTCACCGAACTCGAATCGTGGGATGTGGACTACATCGTGGTCGAACCGGACAGCGACCGGGCCGACGACCTTTACGAGGAGGGATACCACGTCATCCACGCCGACCCCCAGTCCGTCGAGGGGTTAGAGCAAGCCCGCCTCTCCAGCGCCCGCGCACTCGTCGCCGACGCCTCCGATCAGGTCAACACGAGTATCGTTCTCACCGCCCGCGAAGTCGACGAAGACGTGCGGCGGGTCAGCGTCGTCGAGGAGCCCGACCGGGCGAAGTACCACGACCTCGCCGGCGCCGACGCCGTCCTCTCGCCGCGCCGGCTGTTGGGCGAGAGCCTCGCCAGCAAGGTCACGACCGGCGTCTCGACGACGCTGGGCGACTCCATCGAGGTCGGCGAGGACTTCGACATCGCGGAGCTGCCGATCCACCGGGGGAGCGGCCTCGTCGGGACGACCCTCGCCGAGAGCCAAATCCGCGAACAGACCGGCGTCAACATCATCGGGGCGTGGTTCCGCGGCCAGTTCGTCAGCCCGCCCTCGCCCGACGCCGAACTCGACGGCTCGACCGTCCTGCTGGCCTCCGGGACCGCCGACCAGCTCGAATCGCTGAAGTCGATGACCCTCTCCAGCGTGCGGGGCTTTCGCCGCGGCGAGACGGTCATCGTCGGCTACGGCGAGGTCGGACAGACCGTCGCCGGCCACCTCGAAGAGGCCGCCGTTCCGTACACGGTGCTCGACCGGAAAGCGAATGACGGCGTCGACGTTGTCGGCGACGCCACGGAGCCCGACGACCTGCGAGCGGCCGACGTGCAGAACGCCCGCACGGTCATCCTCGCGCTCTCGGCGGACACCGACACCGAGTTCGCGACGCTCGTAATCCGGGACCTCAACCCCGAGGTCGAAGTCATCGCCCGCGCCGAGGAGACCGAGAACGTCACCAAGATGTACCGCGCGGGGGCCGACTACGTCCTCTCGCTGGCGACCGTCAGCGGCCGGATGCTCGCGTCCACGATTCTGGAAAACGAGAACGTCATCTCCATGGACCAGCAGGTCGAAATCATCCGGGTCGACGCCGGCAAACTCGCCGGGACGAGCCTCGGTGACGCGGACGTCCGCTCCCGGACCGGCTGTACGGTCGTCGTCGTCGAGCGCAACGGGACCGTACTGACCGACCTCGGACCGGACGTGCGCGTCCAGTACGGTGACAGCCTCGTCATCGCCGGAACGGATGCCGGTGTGGCGCAGTTTCAGCGCCTCTTCTAAAGTACCTTTTTCCGGCTCGGGTGTCCTCGCGGCGCTTCGCGCCACTGCGGGCACCACTCGCCGCAAAAATCTACGCTAAAATGGCCGAAAGCGCGCCATCGGCGCGCTTTCGGAGAACCGGCGGCTCCGCCGCCGGACGCACTCAGCGCCAGCCTGCCCTTCCCCGTGTTCGCGCGATGGAACGCGCTCACGGCCACAGACAGTCGTGAAGGCGGCTGTCACAGAACCCATCGCGGTGGGGCTCACGCGCCAAAGCGACTGTAACTTGCGACAGCAAGCATTCCTTTTCACCGGTTGCGAGCGGTATCTCTCGTCGAGCGGTCTCCAGACAGATGTCTTCGGACGACGACACCACCAGCACGGCGGAAATAGAGAATCGAATGCAACAGCTGGGCCGCTACTCTCAGTTCGTAAAGGCCGGGCTCGGTGTCATTCTCGGTGCGTTCCTCCTGGCGGTGGTCGTTCTGTTGCCGGCGAATCTGGACGCTGCCACGGCCGCGGTCGACGCGATTCTCCTCCCCCTGATATTCGTCGGAATGGGGCTCCTGTTGTTCGGTATCGGGATGCATCTGCACCTGCTGCATCTGAATCTGGTGCGGCAGTTGCGGAAGGAGAGGGACTAGGCTATCGCTCGTCCAGCGGCACGAACGTCGTCTCGGCCGGGTCCGGGCCGACGTACCGGGCGCGGGGGCGAATGAGCCGGTTGTCCTCGATGTACTCGATGACGTGGGCGACCCAGCCGCCGACGCGGGACATCGCGAAGATGGGGGTGTAGATGTCGATGGGGATGCCCATCTGGTAGTACGTCGAGGCGGAGTAGAAGTCGACGTTGGGGGCGAGCCCCTTCTCCTCCATGAGGTAGTCCTCGATGGTCGTGGACATCTCGTACCACTTCAGCGAGCCGGCGGCCTCGCCGAGCTCCTTCGAGCGCTCGCCCAGAATCTTCGCGCGGGGGTCCTTGACGTTGTAGACGCGGTGGCCAAAGCCCGACACCCGGCGACCCTCGTCGAGAGCGGTCTTCACCCAGTCGAGGGGGTCCTGTTCGGCGTCGTCGACCTCTTTGAGCATCTCCATGACGTCCTGATTGGCGCCGCCGTGCAGCGGTCCTTTCAGCGTGCCGATAGCGGCGGTGACCGAGCTGTGGAGGTCCGACAGGGTGGAGGCGGTGACCATCGCCGAGAACGTCGAGGCGTTGATACCGTGGTCGGCGTGGAGGACGAGGGCCTGGTCGAAGACGTCCGCGAGGACGTCGTCGGGCACCTCGTCGTTGAGCATGTAGAGGAAGTTCTCGGCGTGGCCCAGGTCCTCGCGGGGCTCGACCGGGTCGTCGCCGCTGCGGATGCGGGTGAAGGCGGCGATGATGGTGGGGACCTTCGCCGTGATTCGGCGACCGGTGGCGAGGTTCACGTCCTCGTCGGTCGGGTCGGCGTCCTCGGGCGCGGGGTCGAACCCGGAGAGCATCGAGACGGCCGTCCGGAGCGCGGCCATCGGGTTCTCGTCGGCCTCGGCCATCTCGCGGACCGTCGCGAGCACGGCGTCGTCCACCTCGCGCTCGCCCGCCATCTCCGAGGCGAACGCGTCGAGTTCGCCGCTGTCGGGCAGGTGGCCGTACCAGAGGAGGTACAGGACCTCCTCGTAGCTGGCACCGTTCGCGAGGTCCTCGATGGTGTACCCCCTGTAGACGAGTTCGCCCGCGTCACCGTCGATCACGCTGAGACCGGATTCGGTGACGAGGACTCCCTCCAGCCCTTTCTTGAGGTCGTCGGACATACCCAAACCGTATCCGACCGGTCGGGAAAAGCATTTTCTTTCCGGGCGTCACTGTCACATGGTCGCCGTCACGAAACTGGACGTTCAGTCACCCGAATGCGGTTGGATTAGGATTTCTCTAACTCCAGACGGCTCGAATAGCGATTCCGTCGCCGAAGCGCGAGAAGAGCTGTCGTGGGAGAAGATGCCATAGAGCGAACCCTTTTCAACAGCGGTGTCAAATCGGGGAGTATGGAGCCCACGGGTACGGTCAAGTACGAGCCGGTGAGTGTCAAAGCGGTGCTTTCGGAGATGAAAGACACCGCCGAGTTGCTCATCGACCTCTCGTACTCGGCCGTGTTGCTGGGAAGCGACGACGTGGCCAGCGAGGTGCTGGAGCTCGAAGCCAAGATGGACGTGCTCCAGCTTCGCGCGCGGATGAGCCTGCTGATGGCCTGCCGGTCGACGGACGACGCCGAGACGCTGGCACCGGTGCTGGGGATGGTCGGGGCCGCCGAGAAGATAAGCGACGCCGCCGGGGATATCGCCAAAGTAGTACTGGAGGATATCGGCCTGCCGGACACGATGCGAGCGGCGCTGCCCGAGGCCGTCGAGACGCTCGTTCGAGCGACGGTCACCGCCGACTCGCCGCTCGCCGGTCAGACGCTCGGTGCGCTGAACCTCGAAACGGAGACCGGCGTACGCGCGCTAGCCATCCGCCGGCAAGGGAACTGGCTGCTCAACCCCACCCGGGAGACGGAGCTGGCAGCCGACGACGTGGTCCTGCTTCGCGGGCCCGAAGACGGCGTCAGCGACGTCTACCACGACGCCACCGGCGAGCGCTACGAGCCGCCCGAACCGCCGGAGGGCGACACGCAGGACCTCGAACGCGCCGTCGACTCCATCGTTCTGATGAAAGACATGGGCGAGCTCGCCGTCGACCTGGCCTACGGCGCCGTGCTCTTCGACAGCGAGGCCGTCGCCGAGGAGGTCGTCGAACTCGAAGCCGAGGTCGACGCCCTCCAGTCCAGATTCGAGGCGTGGACCCTCCGGGCGGCCGCCGACATGGACGACCCCGTCTCGCTGCGCGGGCTGGTCCACCTCGCCCGCTCGACGGAGGTCATCTCCGACGCCGCCCTCGAAATCAGCGAGGGGGTGTTGCGGGGGCTCTCGACACACCCCGTCGTCGCCGAAGCGGTGCGCGAATCCGACGAGATACTCGTCCGCGCGACGGTGACCGACGACAGCGCGCTGGCCGGCCGGACCATCGGCGACGCCGCGGTCAAGACGGAGACTGGGATGCGAATCATCGCTATCCGGCGGGCGACTGGCCAGAGCGACCGCACCGGCCGCGAGGGCGGCGAGTGGGTCGTCTCGCCGGGACCGGAGACACCGCTACGGGCCGGTGACGTGTTGCTCGCGAAGGGGACCCGCACGGGCGCGGAACGGTTCACGACGCTCACGGAGACGAGCGGGCCAGCCTGACCGCCGACACGACGGTGAACACCGCCGTCAGCAGGCCGCCAAGCGAGACGACCAGCACGAAGGCGAGCGCCCCGTAGAGGTACGTCGGGCGCGTGGTCCCGGGGAGGACGAAAAGCGGGGCGAGGACGAAGAAGGCGACCAGCCCCGCCGTCACGAGAGCGGCGAGGCCGAAGCCGTACTTCGCGTTGCGCACCACGTTCAGCGCGGCGACCATCGCCGCCGCGCCACTCTCGGGCTCGGACTCTGACACGGGCCGACGTACGGACTGGGGCAAAAAGACCCCATCGGTGTCGTCGCGGGGCGTGCGGGCGGTTTCGCGCCGCCGAATCCGAACCAGTAAAGTCGGACAACTCCAATGGGCGGGTAATGGTAACTCTCGGTACGGCGAGTGCCGCTCCCGGTGAGATAGACACCGGGCGTCTGGAGGTCGGCGAGAGTCGCGACGGCAGTCCCATCGGTCTGCCGGTCGCGGTCGTCAACGGGTCCAGAGACGGAAAGACGCTCTACATGCAGGCGGCGAGCGACGGCGACGAACTGAACGGCGTGGGCGTCATCCAGCGGGTCGTCCCACAGATAGACCCGACGGAGCTTTCGGGGACGATTCTCGTCTGTGGCATCGTCAACTACCACGCGTTCCAGGTCGCACAACACCGCAACCCCATCGACGACACGAAGATGAACCGGGCCTACCCCGGCGACGCCTCCGGTACCTCCAGCGAGCGGATCGCGGCGGCCACCTACGACGCCGCCGTCAGCGCCGACCTCGTCGTCGACCTCCACCAGGGGTCGACCTCGCGGATGATAGAGGAGGTCCGCGTCCGCTGTGGCTCCCGGCACCGCCTCCACAGCGAGTGCCTCGAACTCGCGAAGGTGTTCGACTGTGGCCACATTCTGGACCAGAAGGGCCCGGACGGCCAGCTCGCGCGGGCCGCGCCGGACGAGGGCGTCCCGACCATCGACCCCGAACTCGGCGGCTGTGTCGGCTGGGACGAACAGTCGATACGGGCCGGCGTCGACGGCGTGTTCAACGTGCTCCGGTACTACGACTTCCTGACCGGCACGTACAGCCCGTCGCCACAGGCCCGCGCCACCGGCTTCGAGCAGTACGGCTCACCGGTCGGCGGGCTCGTCGATTTGCGCCCCGAACTCGGTGACCGCGTCAGTCGCGGGGACACGCTGTTCGAGGTGACCGACGTGTTCGGCGCGACGAAATCCGAGATAACCGCCGACTCGGCCGGCATCTTCTGGCGCTCGCGCCGGCTCCCGCAGGTCGCCACCGGCGAGTACGTCTGTTCGGTCGGGACGAACATCGACACGTACTAGCGCCACAACACCAGCGACACGGGTGTCTCGGCGTCGACCGAGACCCACTGTGAGTCGACCTCGGCCGGGTCCACGTCGGCGGCGTAGCAGATGTATCGCTCCGTCCCGTCCGAGCGACTTCTGACGACCGCCGGGAGGACGCCCTCTTCCGGGTCCGGCGACGGCGTGCGCTCGCCAGCTGACTGGTGTTCAGTACCCATAGACGGTCTCAGACCCGGAAACAGTATTGTTACCAGTCGATTACGTGATAGAAGGCGTCACCGAATGTCGTCGAGGTCGACGAGGAGGGTCTCCGGGGCCGCGAGCCAGTGGGTTGCCAGCTCGACGTCGGGCCTATCTTCCGGGTACAGGAGCGCACGCTGGCCGCCGTCGGCAGTCGGTTCCAGCTCCGCGGTGAGGAGTGCCTCGCTGAACTCGTCCTGTGGAAGTGGCGGTCGTGTCTCGATCTCCGGTTGCGACGACTCACTGCTCATACGGTCGCTACCGGTACGAAACGTATTGTTATAACTTCCATAACCGGGGTCCAGCGAGGGTTTGCCCGGCCTACTGTGTGGCCGCCCCGGTATCGGCGACACTACCGCTCCGGATGTGTCACCCCGTCGAACCCGCCCCGGACCAGCGGCTTGGCGATGTGCCGACGAGCCACCGGCGGGACCTCGTACCAGCCCGGTTCGAGGTCGCGGGCGACGGGTTCCGGGACCTTCCCGTCGGCGCTGGTCCCGCAGTCCCGACAGCGGTAGCCCTGATTCCGCCCGGCCGAGGACATCGTCGCTCCGCAGTCGGGGCAGTCGGGCGTCGCCGGCTCGGTCCGGACCAGCTCGCGGACGGCGAACTTCT is a window of Halomicroarcula saliterrae DNA encoding:
- a CDS encoding DUF7511 domain-containing protein, with the translated sequence MSSESSQPEIETRPPLPQDEFSEALLTAELEPTADGGQRALLYPEDRPDVELATHWLAAPETLLVDLDDIR
- a CDS encoding succinylglutamate desuccinylase/aspartoacylase family protein, with protein sequence MVTLGTASAAPGEIDTGRLEVGESRDGSPIGLPVAVVNGSRDGKTLYMQAASDGDELNGVGVIQRVVPQIDPTELSGTILVCGIVNYHAFQVAQHRNPIDDTKMNRAYPGDASGTSSERIAAATYDAAVSADLVVDLHQGSTSRMIEEVRVRCGSRHRLHSECLELAKVFDCGHILDQKGPDGQLARAAPDEGVPTIDPELGGCVGWDEQSIRAGVDGVFNVLRYYDFLTGTYSPSPQARATGFEQYGSPVGGLVDLRPELGDRVSRGDTLFEVTDVFGATKSEITADSAGIFWRSRRLPQVATGEYVCSVGTNIDTY
- a CDS encoding potassium channel family protein, translating into MEPTGTVKYEPVSVKAVLSEMKDTAELLIDLSYSAVLLGSDDVASEVLELEAKMDVLQLRARMSLLMACRSTDDAETLAPVLGMVGAAEKISDAAGDIAKVVLEDIGLPDTMRAALPEAVETLVRATVTADSPLAGQTLGALNLETETGVRALAIRRQGNWLLNPTRETELAADDVVLLRGPEDGVSDVYHDATGERYEPPEPPEGDTQDLERAVDSIVLMKDMGELAVDLAYGAVLFDSEAVAEEVVELEAEVDALQSRFEAWTLRAAADMDDPVSLRGLVHLARSTEVISDAALEISEGVLRGLSTHPVVAEAVRESDEILVRATVTDDSALAGRTIGDAAVKTETGMRIIAIRRATGQSDRTGREGGEWVVSPGPETPLRAGDVLLAKGTRTGAERFTTLTETSGPA
- a CDS encoding potassium channel family protein, encoding MDTWQRRTLIYIVGLAGVILGFAAVYDYGMSAFENDPRSFLRSLQFVVETFTTTGYGSDSPWQSAEMLVLVMVIDITGVILIFLALPVLLFPLFEEAIETNAPTTVERDLEDHVVICQFTPRGETLVTELESWDVDYIVVEPDSDRADDLYEEGYHVIHADPQSVEGLEQARLSSARALVADASDQVNTSIVLTAREVDEDVRRVSVVEEPDRAKYHDLAGADAVLSPRRLLGESLASKVTTGVSTTLGDSIEVGEDFDIAELPIHRGSGLVGTTLAESQIREQTGVNIIGAWFRGQFVSPPSPDAELDGSTVLLASGTADQLESLKSMTLSSVRGFRRGETVIVGYGEVGQTVAGHLEEAAVPYTVLDRKANDGVDVVGDATEPDDLRAADVQNARTVILALSADTDTEFATLVIRDLNPEVEVIARAEETENVTKMYRAGADYVLSLATVSGRMLASTILENENVISMDQQVEIIRVDAGKLAGTSLGDADVRSRTGCTVVVVERNGTVLTDLGPDVRVQYGDSLVIAGTDAGVAQFQRLF
- the citZ gene encoding citrate synthase is translated as MSDDLKKGLEGVLVTESGLSVIDGDAGELVYRGYTIEDLANGASYEEVLYLLWYGHLPDSGELDAFASEMAGEREVDDAVLATVREMAEADENPMAALRTAVSMLSGFDPAPEDADPTDEDVNLATGRRITAKVPTIIAAFTRIRSGDDPVEPREDLGHAENFLYMLNDEVPDDVLADVFDQALVLHADHGINASTFSAMVTASTLSDLHSSVTAAIGTLKGPLHGGANQDVMEMLKEVDDAEQDPLDWVKTALDEGRRVSGFGHRVYNVKDPRAKILGERSKELGEAAGSLKWYEMSTTIEDYLMEEKGLAPNVDFYSASTYYQMGIPIDIYTPIFAMSRVGGWVAHVIEYIEDNRLIRPRARYVGPDPAETTFVPLDER